Proteins encoded together in one Bacteroides ovatus window:
- a CDS encoding BACON domain-containing protein — protein sequence MMNKLVILLLSACCLLMTACDKENDETAQGFRIMNADVDLAAGGGTVEVALQATGELTAVSGADWCRVIEVTNEKITLLARANYEYTSRATQVTVSDGNSEQKIVVTQEGNIFAPDSDQQVIRFGNAPSQTIVRVNSSFDFKVSVQRGIDWVEVPAASKEDGFLLVLKENKTGNPRACQLLVSTNEGRKFLYYVYQYEATDLLGVWGNSRIYVKWDTKNIENAYPLSATEISKNVDGEGYTIKMSLANTPAAQYLKDPAKATISLQATYENGSFVVPIGAAQKDFTVVEEVADEVAEGASDGTSGGVSDGTSDDGAGVVLQTLYGFSVAASSNIYSKGNFGFAPVLYQDGSVGVSFQDVTGAPESGCYLAIALFDGQQFLTGTLKDCILFPDIALFR from the coding sequence ATGATGAATAAGTTAGTTATACTGTTATTATCTGCGTGCTGTTTGCTGATGACAGCGTGCGACAAGGAAAACGATGAAACGGCACAAGGCTTCCGCATCATGAATGCGGACGTCGATCTGGCAGCCGGAGGCGGAACGGTGGAAGTGGCTTTGCAGGCTACCGGAGAACTGACTGCCGTTTCGGGTGCGGACTGGTGCAGGGTAATCGAAGTGACAAACGAAAAGATAACTTTGCTTGCCAGAGCCAATTATGAATATACGTCACGTGCCACGCAGGTGACCGTGAGCGATGGTAATAGCGAACAGAAAATTGTAGTGACGCAGGAGGGAAATATTTTTGCTCCCGACTCCGACCAGCAGGTGATACGCTTCGGAAATGCTCCTTCACAGACGATTGTACGTGTGAATAGTTCGTTTGATTTCAAAGTGAGCGTGCAGCGGGGAATCGACTGGGTGGAGGTGCCGGCTGCTTCAAAAGAAGATGGTTTCTTGCTTGTGTTGAAAGAGAACAAAACCGGAAATCCCCGTGCCTGCCAGTTATTGGTCAGCACCAATGAGGGGCGGAAGTTCCTTTACTACGTCTACCAGTATGAAGCGACGGACCTGCTTGGAGTGTGGGGAAATAGCCGGATTTATGTGAAATGGGATACGAAGAATATCGAAAACGCCTATCCCTTGTCGGCTACTGAAATTTCGAAGAATGTCGATGGCGAGGGATATACCATTAAGATGTCGTTGGCAAATACTCCGGCAGCGCAATATCTGAAAGACCCCGCAAAGGCTACGATTTCATTGCAGGCTACCTATGAAAATGGATCGTTTGTGGTTCCTATCGGTGCGGCACAGAAAGACTTTACGGTCGTGGAAGAAGTTGCGGATGAGGTGGCAGAAGGCGCTTCGGACGGAACGTCAGGTGGAGTATCGGACGGAACATCGGATGATGGGGCAGGTGTTGTTTTGCAAACCCTGTACGGCTTTTCTGTAGCGGCTTCTTCCAATATTTATTCGAAAGGAAATTTCGGTTTCGCTCCTGTGCTTTATCAGGACGGTTCTGTCGGAGTCAGTTTTCAGGACGTGACCGGAGCACCGGAAAGCGGATGCTACCTGGCGATAGCATTGTTTGACGGACAGCAGTTCCTGACCGGGACACTGAAAGATTGTATCCTTTTCCCGGATATTGCACTTTTCAGATAA
- a CDS encoding DUF4302 domain-containing protein: MMKKNRTIYFLLALVCLGLQSCLFQEEDYFDDSSANRATADVKRCSELLEAAPNGWVMEYYVGKDYSLGGITLLCKFDGQRVTMASQIAGADETVSSLYSVKSEQATMLSFDTYNYLVHYFGQPQGSMADDPNGTLGGDYEFVISDATADRIELKGKKYGNRIVMKAFSADQTWKQYLTRIKKVEDDAFFYEYDLRMDGLYTGQMLRSNYTFIVTYYDEVGKVHQKTVPFMFTTDGMRFHEPVTIDGQTMQNFVWKNEEISFVCTDEGATEVKLAGVYTAGYQSYDYYPGTYQMDFYRLNDATNQMEVASQEIQLVKDEDGKSYWLKGLEYDILVTYDKPRGGLSILPQFLKKVQGGYVYLAMWDLMNDYVLRSSAIGLISYPTTDGIYLVDNGVWMGEISGFIFGVYDSQDEEASFMGYTDAVAAIRLIKKTIEE, translated from the coding sequence ATGATGAAGAAAAATAGAACGATATATTTCCTGTTGGCCCTTGTCTGCCTGGGTTTGCAGTCGTGCCTCTTTCAGGAAGAAGATTATTTTGACGATTCGTCTGCCAACCGTGCCACGGCCGATGTGAAGCGTTGCAGCGAACTGCTGGAAGCAGCACCCAACGGATGGGTGATGGAATATTACGTCGGTAAGGACTACTCGCTGGGAGGTATTACCCTGCTTTGCAAGTTCGACGGCCAGCGGGTGACGATGGCTTCGCAGATAGCGGGAGCGGATGAGACGGTCAGTTCGCTTTATAGCGTCAAGTCCGAGCAGGCAACGATGTTGTCTTTCGATACCTACAATTATCTGGTGCATTATTTCGGTCAACCACAGGGAAGTATGGCCGACGACCCGAACGGAACGCTCGGAGGCGACTACGAATTCGTGATCTCCGATGCCACCGCCGACCGTATCGAACTGAAAGGCAAGAAATATGGCAACCGCATCGTGATGAAGGCTTTTTCTGCCGACCAGACGTGGAAGCAATATCTCACCCGGATAAAGAAAGTGGAAGACGATGCTTTCTTTTATGAATACGACCTGCGGATGGACGGACTCTACACCGGGCAAATGCTACGCAGCAACTATACGTTCATTGTGACCTATTATGACGAAGTTGGAAAGGTGCATCAGAAAACCGTACCTTTTATGTTTACCACCGACGGAATGCGTTTTCACGAACCGGTGACGATAGACGGACAAACCATGCAGAATTTTGTCTGGAAGAACGAGGAGATCAGCTTTGTTTGTACCGACGAAGGAGCTACGGAGGTGAAACTGGCGGGTGTCTATACTGCCGGGTATCAAAGTTACGACTATTATCCAGGCACTTACCAGATGGATTTTTATCGTCTGAACGATGCGACGAACCAGATGGAAGTGGCTTCGCAGGAGATTCAACTGGTGAAGGACGAGGACGGCAAGAGCTATTGGCTCAAAGGACTCGAATATGACATTCTGGTAACTTATGACAAGCCGCGTGGCGGACTTTCCATCTTGCCGCAATTTTTGAAGAAAGTACAGGGAGGTTACGTGTATCTGGCTATGTGGGATTTGATGAATGATTATGTTTTGCGCAGTTCGGCAATCGGTCTTATCAGTTATCCTACCACCGACGGCATTTATCTGGTGGACAATGGAGTGTGGATGGGTGAAATCTCCGGATTTATCTTCGGTGTGTACGACTCGCAGGATGAGGAGGCCTCTTTCATGGGATACACGGATGCAGTTGCAGCAATCAGGTTGATTAAAAAAACAATAGAAGAATGA
- a CDS encoding putative zinc-binding metallopeptidase: MKKQIIYSLLALTTVCLGACNNNDEIDTANSIFSTEPLERNAFDYWLLDNYTYPYNIDFMYRMKDIESDHKYNLVPADYDKAVALSKIIKHVWMDAYVELAGMDFLRVYVPKTFHLIGSPAYESSGNMVLGTAEGGKKITLYNVNDLNIKKINIEKLNEYYFETMHHEFAHILHQKRNFDPSFNRISEGKYVGADWYYYMTAQGAMPRTDDVAWSDGFVTAYAMSQSNEDFVENIAMYVTHTQAYWDNMMTAAGESGAAIINKKFTIVYNYMRDTWGIDLNELRKIVLRRQQEITEIDLSTIQ, encoded by the coding sequence ATGAAGAAACAGATCATTTACTCTTTGCTTGCTCTCACCACAGTCTGCCTGGGGGCTTGCAACAATAACGACGAGATAGACACCGCGAACAGCATCTTCTCTACCGAACCTCTGGAGAGAAATGCTTTCGATTACTGGCTGCTCGACAACTACACCTATCCTTATAACATCGACTTCATGTACCGCATGAAGGATATCGAGAGCGATCATAAATACAACCTCGTGCCCGCCGACTATGACAAAGCGGTGGCACTGTCGAAAATCATCAAACACGTCTGGATGGACGCTTACGTCGAACTGGCAGGAATGGATTTTCTCCGTGTCTACGTACCCAAGACATTCCACCTCATCGGATCGCCCGCCTACGAAAGTAGCGGTAACATGGTGCTCGGCACGGCAGAAGGCGGGAAGAAAATCACCCTCTATAACGTGAACGACCTCAACATAAAGAAGATCAATATCGAAAAGCTCAACGAGTATTATTTTGAAACGATGCATCATGAATTTGCCCATATCCTGCATCAGAAACGGAATTTCGACCCTTCTTTCAACCGCATCTCGGAAGGAAAATACGTGGGAGCCGACTGGTATTACTACATGACCGCCCAGGGTGCCATGCCCCGCACGGACGATGTGGCCTGGTCCGACGGTTTCGTGACGGCTTATGCCATGAGCCAGTCCAACGAGGATTTTGTGGAAAATATAGCCATGTACGTCACACATACGCAGGCCTACTGGGACAATATGATGACGGCAGCCGGAGAATCGGGCGCTGCCATCATCAACAAGAAATTCACGATTGTCTATAACTATATGCGCGACACATGGGGGATCGACCTCAACGAACTTCGTAAAATCGTGCTGCGCCGCCAGCAGGAGATTACCGAAATTGACTTGAGCACTATTCAATAA
- a CDS encoding RagB/SusD family nutrient uptake outer membrane protein — protein MKTKINHILPVLLLTAASGLTTVSCNDFLDKTPDNRTELNTDQKIAKLLVSAYPDVSPNELFELYSDNSDDSGPTYGYYQLSEKECYNWEDTKEEYQDTPNSLWGGYYGAISAANMALKAIEEKGNPASLNPQRGEALVCRAYCHFMLATIFCNAYDTHASESLGIPYMEDVETTVSPRYERGTLEEVYRKVERDLLEGVELISDDGYSVPKYHFTRKAAYAFAARFYLYYMKPDFSNCDRVIDFATRVLGSNPDDLLRDWEALSNLSVNGNVQADAYIASSNEANLLISSTVSNWGALGSDYLVGPRYFHNQTLATSETCLSAGLWGSSDYLYLKPFSTTGFVASILRKSGLYDGGYLYYMPVLFSTDETLLCRAEAYALKKMYPQSAADITSWQRAYTRNKSALTPDQINAYYDKMNFYTPFTQQTPKKQLAPDFTIEEGMQENILHCILHIRRVTTLHEGMRWPDIKRYGIMIYRRNMATQRVTDEMPPNDLRRAIQIPRNVIVAGMQPNPRRN, from the coding sequence ATGAAGACGAAAATAAACCATATACTCCCTGTGCTGCTGCTCACCGCAGCTTCCGGTCTGACTACCGTTTCCTGCAATGATTTTCTGGACAAAACACCGGACAACCGCACGGAACTGAACACCGACCAGAAAATAGCCAAACTGCTTGTATCGGCCTATCCCGACGTATCGCCCAACGAACTGTTCGAACTCTACAGCGACAACTCCGATGATAGCGGCCCCACCTACGGTTACTACCAGCTTTCCGAAAAGGAATGTTACAACTGGGAAGATACCAAAGAGGAATATCAGGACACACCCAATTCCCTTTGGGGAGGTTATTACGGTGCAATTTCAGCCGCCAACATGGCACTCAAGGCGATAGAGGAGAAAGGAAATCCGGCATCGCTCAACCCGCAGCGCGGTGAAGCACTGGTGTGCCGTGCCTACTGCCATTTCATGCTGGCAACTATCTTCTGCAATGCTTATGACACTCATGCCTCCGAATCGTTGGGAATCCCCTATATGGAAGACGTGGAAACCACCGTGTCTCCCCGTTACGAGCGCGGCACGCTGGAAGAAGTGTACCGGAAAGTGGAGCGTGACCTCCTGGAGGGAGTGGAACTGATTTCGGACGACGGATATTCCGTCCCCAAATACCATTTCACCCGCAAGGCCGCCTATGCCTTTGCCGCCCGTTTCTACCTTTATTATATGAAACCCGATTTCTCCAACTGCGACCGGGTGATTGACTTTGCCACCCGTGTGTTGGGCAGCAACCCCGACGACCTGCTCCGCGACTGGGAAGCATTGAGCAATCTTTCCGTGAACGGAAATGTGCAGGCAGATGCGTATATTGCTTCTTCCAATGAGGCCAACCTGCTGATAAGCAGCACCGTCTCCAACTGGGGCGCACTCGGAAGCGACTACCTGGTAGGCCCGCGTTACTTCCACAACCAAACGCTCGCCACCAGCGAAACCTGTCTTTCTGCAGGACTGTGGGGCAGCTCGGATTATTTGTATCTGAAACCTTTCTCTACCACCGGATTTGTAGCCAGCATCCTGCGCAAGAGCGGACTTTATGATGGCGGCTACCTTTATTATATGCCGGTATTGTTTTCAACGGACGAAACCCTGCTTTGCCGTGCCGAAGCATACGCGTTGAAGAAAATGTACCCCCAGTCGGCTGCCGACATCACGAGCTGGCAACGTGCCTACACCCGCAACAAATCGGCCCTGACACCCGACCAGATCAATGCGTATTATGATAAAATGAATTTCTACACGCCTTTCACGCAACAGACGCCCAAGAAACAGCTAGCTCCCGATTTCACTATCGAGGAAGGGATGCAGGAAAATATTCTTCACTGTATTCTGCACATACGCCGTGTCACTACCCTGCACGAGGGGATGCGCTGGCCCGATATCAAACGGTACGGTATTATGATTTACCGTCGCAACATGGCTACTCAACGTGTCACCGACGAAATGCCGCCGAACGACCTGCGCCGTGCCATCCAGATTCCGCGAAACGTGATCGTGGCGGGAATGCAACCTAACCCGAGAAGAAACTAA
- a CDS encoding SusC/RagA family TonB-linked outer membrane protein: MSSSRTLQITYVGMKSQDVPIKSGTIKVMMKSDSEVLQEVVVTGMQKMDKRLFTGATKQLNADNVKLDGLPDISRGLEGRAAGVSVQNVSGTFGTAPKIRVRGATSIYGSSKPLWVVDGVILEDAIDVGPDDLSSGDAETLISSAIAGLNSDDIESFQILKDGSATSIYGARAMAGVIVVTTKKGRAGVSKISYTGEFTTRAIPSYKEFNIMNSQEQMGIYKEMEQKGWLNSADLFRTRDTGVYGRMYRLIDEYNNSNGQRGLLNTTEARNAYLREAEMRNTDWFDVLFTNAVSQNHSVSITAGTEKSSFYASLSAMLDPGWYKQSKVKRYTANVNTTYNIYKNLSLNLISNASYRQQNAPGTMNSTLDIASGKMSRGFDINPYSYALNTSRTLDPSVDYISNYAPFNILHELDNNYIEINMVDVKFQGEMKWKVVQGLELSALGAVRYQTSSQEHNVLDDANQAIAYRTGMDDATIREQNKLLYTDPDNPYALPITLLPEGGIYQRQDRRMLGLDFRGTLSWNHLFAEKHIANFFAGMEVNSLQKTYSSFQGWGMQYSMGEIPSYIYQFFKNGIESGSRYYSLGHSETRSIASFFNATYSYDGRYTLNGTFRYEGTNRMGRSRSSRWLPTWNLSGAWNVHEESFFKALQPTLSNLTLKASYSLTADRGPAEVTNSQAIIRSFSPYRPFTDIQETGLYIDDIENSELTYEKKHELNIGIDLGLLENRINFSADWYQRNNYDLIGVVPTQGVGGVINKYANVATMKSHGVEFTLSTRNIRTNDFSWNTDFIFSYAKNEVTQLKGLTSMMELVSGNGFAREGYPVRGLFSIPFAGLDEDGIPQYLIDGKVTSTSINFQEREKLDYLKYEGPTDPTVTGSFGNVFTYKGFKLNVFMTYSFGNVVRLNPVFNYKYSDLTAMPREFKNRWTVSGDEARTNIPVILSDPQYRTNTSLYLAYNAYNYSTERIAKGDFIRMKEISLMYEFPRSWIAPAKISNLSLKLQATNLFLIYADKKLNGQDPEFVNTGGVASPVPRQFTLTLRLGL, from the coding sequence ATGAGTTCATCAAGAACTTTGCAAATCACCTATGTCGGCATGAAGTCGCAGGATGTTCCCATCAAGTCCGGGACCATCAAGGTAATGATGAAATCCGATTCCGAAGTATTACAGGAAGTGGTAGTGACCGGTATGCAGAAAATGGATAAACGTCTTTTTACCGGAGCCACCAAACAATTAAATGCCGATAATGTGAAGCTGGACGGTTTGCCCGACATTAGTCGCGGACTGGAAGGTCGTGCGGCAGGAGTTTCCGTTCAGAATGTTTCGGGCACTTTTGGAACTGCCCCCAAGATTCGTGTGCGTGGAGCTACTTCCATTTACGGAAGTTCCAAACCATTGTGGGTTGTTGACGGCGTGATTCTGGAAGACGCCATCGACGTAGGTCCCGATGACCTTTCCTCCGGTGATGCCGAGACACTGATTAGTTCCGCCATAGCCGGACTGAATTCCGACGATATCGAGAGTTTCCAAATTTTGAAAGACGGTTCGGCAACCTCCATTTACGGTGCACGTGCGATGGCAGGCGTTATCGTAGTCACCACTAAGAAAGGACGTGCCGGAGTCAGCAAGATCAGTTATACGGGCGAGTTCACCACCCGTGCTATCCCCAGCTACAAAGAATTCAATATCATGAATTCGCAGGAACAGATGGGAATCTACAAAGAAATGGAACAGAAAGGCTGGTTGAACAGTGCCGACCTTTTCCGCACCAGAGACACCGGAGTGTACGGTCGTATGTACCGCCTCATCGACGAATACAACAACAGTAACGGCCAACGCGGACTGCTCAACACCACCGAAGCCCGTAACGCTTACCTCCGCGAAGCGGAAATGCGCAACACTGACTGGTTCGACGTGCTTTTCACCAATGCCGTTTCGCAGAACCATTCCGTCAGCATCACCGCCGGAACGGAAAAATCCTCTTTCTACGCCTCCTTGAGTGCCATGCTTGATCCGGGTTGGTACAAGCAGAGCAAGGTGAAACGCTATACGGCCAATGTGAACACAACCTATAATATATATAAAAATCTGTCGCTCAACCTCATATCCAACGCCTCCTACCGCCAGCAGAACGCGCCGGGAACGATGAACTCCACCCTCGACATCGCATCAGGAAAGATGTCCCGCGGATTCGACATCAACCCTTATTCATACGCGCTCAACACAAGCCGCACACTCGACCCCTCTGTGGACTATATCAGCAACTACGCCCCATTCAATATTCTCCACGAACTCGACAATAACTACATCGAAATCAATATGGTCGATGTGAAATTTCAAGGCGAGATGAAGTGGAAAGTGGTTCAGGGACTCGAATTGAGTGCCCTCGGAGCCGTTAGATACCAGACTTCATCGCAGGAACACAACGTGCTCGACGACGCCAATCAGGCAATCGCCTACCGCACCGGTATGGACGACGCCACCATCCGCGAGCAAAACAAATTGCTCTATACCGACCCCGACAACCCATACGCCCTGCCTATCACCCTGCTGCCCGAAGGCGGTATCTACCAGCGTCAGGACCGCCGTATGCTGGGACTCGATTTCCGTGGAACACTCTCATGGAATCATCTTTTCGCCGAAAAGCACATCGCCAACTTCTTTGCCGGAATGGAAGTGAACAGCCTTCAAAAAACATATTCCTCTTTCCAAGGCTGGGGAATGCAATATTCGATGGGGGAAATTCCGTCCTACATCTACCAGTTCTTCAAGAACGGCATCGAATCCGGTTCGCGCTATTACAGCCTGGGACACTCCGAAACCCGGAGTATAGCCAGCTTCTTCAACGCCACGTATTCTTACGACGGACGCTACACCCTCAACGGCACTTTCCGCTATGAAGGAACCAACCGCATGGGACGCAGCCGTTCATCCCGCTGGCTACCCACATGGAACCTGTCCGGTGCCTGGAACGTGCATGAAGAATCTTTCTTCAAAGCGCTGCAACCCACCCTTTCCAACCTGACACTGAAAGCCTCATACTCCCTCACCGCCGACCGCGGCCCGGCGGAAGTGACCAACTCGCAAGCCATCATCCGCAGCTTCTCGCCCTACCGCCCCTTTACCGACATTCAGGAAACGGGACTTTATATCGATGACATCGAGAACAGCGAACTCACTTACGAGAAAAAGCATGAGCTGAACATCGGCATCGACCTCGGCCTGCTCGAAAATCGCATCAACTTCTCCGCCGACTGGTACCAGCGTAACAACTACGACCTGATCGGTGTAGTCCCCACACAGGGAGTAGGCGGCGTCATCAACAAATATGCCAACGTAGCCACCATGAAATCTCACGGTGTGGAATTTACGCTCTCCACCCGCAACATCCGCACGAATGATTTTTCATGGAACACAGACTTTATCTTCTCCTATGCCAAGAACGAAGTCACCCAGCTGAAAGGACTCACAAGTATGATGGAACTCGTTTCCGGCAACGGCTTTGCCCGCGAAGGATACCCCGTGCGCGGACTCTTCTCCATCCCTTTTGCGGGACTTGATGAAGACGGTATTCCGCAATACCTCATCGACGGAAAAGTGACTAGCACCAGCATCAACTTCCAGGAACGCGAAAAACTGGATTACCTGAAATACGAAGGTCCTACCGATCCCACCGTCACGGGAAGTTTCGGTAATGTATTCACCTATAAAGGCTTCAAACTAAATGTCTTTATGACTTACTCTTTCGGCAACGTAGTCCGCCTCAACCCGGTGTTCAACTACAAATATTCCGACCTTACCGCCATGCCGCGTGAATTCAAAAACCGCTGGACTGTTTCCGGCGACGAAGCGAGAACGAATATCCCGGTGATACTTAGCGACCCGCAATATAGGACGAATACATCGCTTTATCTTGCCTACAACGCCTACAACTATTCTACGGAGCGCATCGCCAAAGGCGATTTTATCCGCATGAAAGAAATATCACTGATGTATGAGTTCCCGAGAAGCTGGATCGCTCCTGCCAAAATATCCAACCTGTCGCTCAAGTTGCAGGCTACCAACCTCTTCCTGATCTACGCCGACAAGAAGTTGAACGGGCAGGACCCCGAATTTGTGAACACCGGAGGGGTGGCATCCCCCGTTCCGCGTCAGTTTACCCTCACCCTGCGTCTGGGACTGTGA
- a CDS encoding carboxypeptidase-like regulatory domain-containing protein, with the protein MKRKLTLLLTCLLAGISLAIAQTSRKVMGVVFSEEDNQPVIGASVLVKGTSIGTTTDLDGKFVINNVPSSSRTW; encoded by the coding sequence ATGAAAAGAAAACTAACGCTGTTATTAACCTGCCTGCTAGCAGGCATTAGCCTGGCAATCGCTCAAACCTCCAGAAAGGTAATGGGCGTTGTCTTCTCCGAGGAAGACAACCAGCCCGTCATAGGAGCATCCGTTTTAGTTAAAGGTACATCTATAGGAACCACCACCGACCTCGATGGAAAGTTCGTTATCAATAATGTACCAAGTTCATCAAGAACTTGGTAA
- a CDS encoding SH3 beta-barrel fold-containing protein, with amino-acid sequence MTETEKNHSFQRVQLMKQAAVIRQNNGMNRHDALVTAHRIGALIRQMHHGNVCFRYTKQDGTIRHATGTLTGYEHSFHRPYLPKPENTFVVYYDIEAKGWRTFHAENFLDIETDGQDSNK; translated from the coding sequence ATGACTGAAACTGAAAAAAATCATTCCTTCCAACGGGTACAGCTAATGAAGCAAGCTGCCGTCATCCGGCAAAACAACGGTATGAACCGGCACGATGCACTCGTCACGGCTCACCGGATAGGGGCTCTCATCCGGCAGATGCATCACGGAAATGTCTGTTTCCGCTACACCAAACAGGATGGAACCATCCGACATGCCACCGGCACCCTCACCGGATATGAACATAGTTTCCACCGTCCGTATCTACCCAAACCGGAAAATACGTTCGTTGTCTACTATGATATCGAAGCCAAAGGCTGGCGCACCTTTCACGCTGAAAATTTTCTGGATATCGAAACGGACGGGCAAGACAGCAACAAGTAA
- a CDS encoding HNH endonuclease, with protein MENWRFIEENPDYMISDHGRVLSFKGRSKLILCAKIMGTGYETVILPNKGVCIEYKIHRLVAKAFIPNPEQLPQINHLDGNTMNNHVSNLEWCDAYTNMMHAIRTGLRRTGVGSHQTPFAVTDATGKVLRAYPSMKEMVREERLKPAHRNWLILQLKHPDRVKQHALRVQHHRGDAFIMVQTRPNQTTVLNRTTIPNRPTMPNQTTTPPMDAPFSPVLHSVTKQYYRQLSKEEAIAFGVISRAVCKQERRILP; from the coding sequence ATGGAAAATTGGAGATTTATTGAAGAAAACCCCGACTATATGATTTCAGATCACGGACGGGTATTGAGTTTCAAGGGCAGATCAAAGTTGATCCTTTGTGCCAAAATCATGGGGACCGGTTACGAAACTGTCATACTGCCGAATAAAGGTGTTTGTATCGAATACAAAATTCATCGTTTGGTTGCCAAAGCATTCATCCCCAACCCGGAGCAGCTGCCACAGATTAACCACCTCGATGGCAATACGATGAACAACCACGTGTCAAACCTCGAATGGTGCGATGCATACACCAATATGATGCACGCCATCCGGACGGGATTACGACGTACGGGAGTGGGATCTCATCAAACACCTTTCGCCGTTACGGATGCAACGGGGAAAGTATTGCGTGCCTACCCGTCTATGAAAGAAATGGTCAGAGAGGAACGTCTGAAGCCTGCGCACCGAAACTGGCTTATCCTCCAACTAAAGCATCCGGACCGCGTGAAACAACACGCCTTGCGTGTGCAACATCATCGGGGAGATGCTTTTATTATGGTTCAGACAAGGCCTAACCAGACCACAGTGCTTAATCGGACGACAATACCTAATCGGCCCACCATGCCTAATCAAACGACAACGCCGCCGATGGATGCTCCCTTCTCTCCGGTGCTCCATTCAGTAACAAAGCAATATTACCGCCAACTGTCCAAAGAGGAGGCTATTGCGTTCGGGGTTATCTCACGTGCCGTCTGCAAACAGGAAAGGAGGATTCTGCCATGA
- a CDS encoding N-acetylmuramoyl-L-alanine amidase — protein sequence MKDTIIIHCSATRAGQDFTATDIDRWHRQRGFRSIGYHFVIRLDGTIEPGRDVALDGAHCTGWNHRSIGICYIGGLDRNGRPADTRTEAQREALVRLVEDLRLVFPSLKQVIGHRDTSPDLNGDGIISPDEYIKSCPCFDVKAEFIQ from the coding sequence ATGAAAGACACGATCATCATCCACTGTTCCGCCACTCGTGCGGGACAGGATTTTACCGCTACCGACATCGACCGCTGGCATCGTCAACGTGGTTTTCGTTCTATCGGTTATCATTTCGTCATCCGTCTCGACGGTACGATAGAACCGGGAAGAGATGTTGCTCTCGACGGAGCGCATTGTACAGGTTGGAACCATCGGTCTATCGGCATCTGCTACATTGGCGGATTGGACAGGAACGGCCGGCCTGCCGACACACGAACGGAAGCGCAACGTGAAGCGCTCGTCCGGCTGGTAGAAGATTTGCGCCTTGTCTTCCCTTCTCTGAAGCAGGTGATAGGGCATCGGGACACCAGTCCTGACCTCAATGGAGACGGCATTATCTCACCTGACGAGTATATAAAATCCTGCCCCTGCTTCGATGTAAAAGCAGAATTTATTCAGTAA